A DNA window from Catenulispora sp. EB89 contains the following coding sequences:
- a CDS encoding DEAD/DEAH box helicase: MSARSRTKGPAMAQATADQIGFADLDLEPEILRALSELGYEEPTPIQAEAIPNLLAGRDLLGQAATGTGKTAAFALPIIQRIPRDGRGTDPAALVLVPTRELAMQVSEAVHRYGAELGVRVLPVYGGQPIGHQLRALGRGVDVVVATPGRALDHIARGTLRLDALRTVVLDEADEMLDMGFSEDIDSILENAPAERQTVLFSATMPSRIDALARRHLSDPVRVRIEREEPPPGEAPRVREGAYMVTRAQKAAALGRVLDVEAPEAAIVFCRTREQVDQLSETLNGRGYRAEALHGGLSQEQRDRVMGRLRSGTAELLVATDVAARGLDVEHLTHVVNYDVPSAPESYVHRIGRVGRAGREGVAITLAEPREHRMLKAIERATRRKIPLEKVPTVADLRTRRLELTRAALAESLIEGADLDRFRVVVENLAEEYDLFDVALAAVKLVHEAGGTQYDEEDIPDARIPDRPQREFGQDRGGPRKRRETGRPGAGPGAGTTRLFVGAGRGSGIRPQDLVGAIAGESRLSGRDIGAIEIADRFSLVEVPTDAAEDVIRALRGATIKGRRLNIRRDRDR, encoded by the coding sequence GTGTCCGCACGCTCCCGGACGAAGGGCCCCGCCATGGCACAAGCCACCGCCGACCAGATCGGTTTCGCCGATCTCGACCTGGAACCGGAGATCCTCCGGGCGTTGTCAGAGCTCGGCTACGAGGAGCCGACGCCGATCCAGGCTGAGGCCATCCCGAACCTGCTCGCCGGCCGTGACCTGCTGGGCCAGGCCGCCACCGGCACCGGCAAGACCGCCGCGTTCGCGCTGCCGATCATCCAGCGCATCCCGCGCGACGGCCGGGGCACGGACCCCGCCGCCCTGGTCCTGGTGCCGACCCGGGAGCTGGCCATGCAGGTGTCGGAGGCCGTGCACCGCTACGGCGCCGAACTGGGCGTGCGCGTCCTTCCGGTCTACGGCGGTCAGCCGATCGGGCACCAGCTGCGCGCGCTCGGCCGCGGCGTCGACGTGGTGGTCGCGACCCCGGGCCGGGCCCTGGACCACATCGCGCGCGGCACGCTCCGGCTGGACGCGCTGCGGACCGTGGTCCTGGACGAGGCCGACGAGATGCTGGACATGGGCTTCTCCGAGGACATCGACTCGATCCTGGAGAACGCCCCGGCCGAGCGGCAGACCGTGCTGTTCTCCGCGACGATGCCGAGCCGCATCGACGCCCTGGCCCGGCGCCACCTCAGCGACCCGGTCCGGGTGCGGATCGAGCGCGAGGAGCCGCCGCCCGGCGAGGCGCCGCGGGTGCGGGAGGGCGCGTACATGGTGACGCGGGCCCAGAAGGCCGCCGCGCTCGGCCGGGTGCTGGACGTGGAGGCGCCGGAGGCCGCGATCGTCTTCTGCCGCACCCGCGAGCAGGTCGACCAGCTCTCCGAGACCCTCAACGGCCGCGGCTACCGCGCGGAGGCCCTGCACGGCGGCCTGAGCCAGGAGCAGCGCGACCGGGTGATGGGCCGGCTGCGCTCGGGCACCGCCGAACTGCTGGTCGCCACCGACGTCGCGGCCCGCGGCCTGGACGTCGAGCACCTGACGCACGTGGTGAACTACGACGTCCCCTCGGCCCCCGAGTCCTACGTGCACCGCATCGGCCGGGTCGGCCGCGCCGGCCGCGAAGGCGTCGCCATCACCCTGGCCGAGCCGCGCGAGCACCGCATGCTCAAGGCCATCGAGCGCGCGACCCGCCGCAAGATCCCCCTGGAGAAGGTCCCCACCGTCGCCGACCTGCGGACCCGCCGCCTGGAACTGACCCGCGCGGCTCTGGCGGAGAGCCTGATCGAGGGCGCCGACCTCGACCGGTTCCGGGTCGTGGTCGAGAACCTGGCGGAGGAGTACGACCTGTTCGACGTGGCCCTGGCCGCGGTGAAGCTGGTCCACGAGGCCGGCGGCACGCAGTACGACGAGGAGGACATCCCGGACGCGCGGATCCCCGACCGCCCGCAGCGCGAGTTCGGCCAGGACCGCGGCGGCCCCCGCAAGCGCCGCGAGACCGGCCGCCCCGGCGCCGGCCCCGGTGCGGGCACGACGCGCCTGTTCGTCGGCGCCGGCCGGGGCTCCGGCATCCGGCCCCAGGACCTGGTCGGCGCCATCGCCGGCGAGTCCCGCCTGAGCGGCCGCGACATCGGCGCGATCGAGATCGCCGACCGCTTCTCCCTGGTCGAAGTCCCGACGGACGCCGCGGAGGACGTGATCAGGGCCCTGCGCGGCGCGACCATCAAGGGCCGCCGGCTCAACATCCGCCGCGACCGGGACCGCTGA
- a CDS encoding FAD-dependent monooxygenase produces MKTAMVVGGGIAGLTTAIGLRRVGWQVRVLERAAVLHDAGAGISVQGNGMRSLDVLGVGDAVRAAGEPQGSGGIRVPGGKWLSHMDAEAGARLLGSPVYSFLRADLHRALRSALPEDCLVTGATVHRVVRKADAAEVCFSRAGAHESEHESETVDLVVAADGVHSRVRAQLFPNHPGAVHGGSTVWRGVTSVPVDTEADIDQTWGRGTEFGSTRLLDGRIEWHASITSAEGDRHGDPLAEVARRFGTWHAPIPALLAATPPGTVLEHDVYELRTPLPSYVADRVVLVGDAAHAMAPHLGQGVSQAVEDAACLAAYLTADPTIEAALAHYDRERRPRTQEVVRASRQAGRVGQQLHGRLAVALRNAGIRATPSSVALKAMVKHALWEPPPLG; encoded by the coding sequence ATGAAGACGGCGATGGTGGTGGGCGGCGGCATAGCCGGCCTGACCACGGCGATCGGCCTGCGGCGTGTCGGCTGGCAGGTCAGGGTCCTGGAACGCGCGGCTGTCCTGCACGACGCCGGCGCCGGCATCTCGGTGCAGGGCAACGGGATGCGCTCGCTGGACGTACTCGGCGTCGGCGACGCGGTGCGCGCCGCCGGCGAGCCGCAGGGCTCCGGCGGCATCCGGGTCCCCGGCGGGAAGTGGCTGTCGCACATGGACGCCGAGGCCGGCGCCCGCCTCCTCGGCTCGCCGGTCTACAGCTTCCTGCGCGCCGACCTGCACCGGGCCTTGCGCTCCGCGCTGCCCGAGGACTGCCTCGTCACCGGCGCCACGGTGCACCGCGTCGTGCGCAAGGCCGACGCCGCAGAAGTCTGCTTCAGCCGCGCCGGTGCGCACGAATCAGAGCACGAATCAGAGACCGTCGATCTCGTGGTCGCCGCCGACGGCGTGCACAGCCGGGTCCGCGCTCAGCTGTTCCCGAACCATCCCGGCGCCGTCCACGGCGGCTCCACGGTGTGGCGCGGCGTGACGTCCGTCCCGGTGGACACCGAGGCGGACATCGACCAGACCTGGGGCCGCGGCACCGAGTTCGGCTCCACGCGGCTGCTCGACGGCCGGATCGAATGGCACGCGTCGATCACCAGCGCCGAGGGCGACCGCCACGGCGACCCGCTCGCCGAGGTCGCCCGCCGGTTCGGCACCTGGCACGCCCCGATCCCGGCCCTGCTCGCGGCCACGCCGCCGGGCACCGTCCTGGAACACGACGTCTACGAGCTCCGCACCCCGCTGCCCTCGTACGTCGCCGACCGCGTGGTCCTCGTCGGCGACGCGGCGCACGCCATGGCCCCGCACCTCGGCCAGGGCGTCTCGCAGGCCGTCGAGGACGCCGCGTGCCTGGCCGCGTATCTGACCGCGGATCCGACGATCGAAGCCGCCCTGGCCCACTACGACCGGGAACGCCGTCCCCGCACGCAGGAGGTGGTCCGCGCGTCCCGTCAGGCCGGCCGCGTCGGCCAACAGCTGCACGGCCGCCTGGCCGTCGCGCTCCGCAACGCCGGGATCCGGGCCACCCCCTCGTCGGTCGCGCTGAAGGCGATGGTCAAGCACGCCCTGTGGGAGCCGCCGCCGCTCGGCTGA
- a CDS encoding GntR family transcriptional regulator encodes MPDKLLYEHVHSELKSRITDGRYPVGKRLPSPAELCEEFSVSTITLKRALDMLAEDGYVVRRPRHGTVVVSAEPEAGAAAAGGAGAAGGGLPLFGAVLTSFDDTFGSGILTSMIGQTAGRANLAVKMSFGDADAEEALIGELLAAGVSGLAFQPSSSESVPPALLGLLARRFPVVIIDRSYDGIPVSAVCSDNVAGGRAATEHLLDLGHTRIGLVTSASRVSTVQDRRNGYVRAHAARGVPHDDADEFHAVDSVTPGATTSPEEDMARLTEFVRSRPGITAYLASEHHIALLLRKACQAVGRAVPDDVSIVCFDQADALLDDSMFVFTHIAQAQHLMGTRVIEELFAQLDDPGAVTKHALPTRLVPGASTAARH; translated from the coding sequence GTGCCCGACAAGCTGCTCTACGAGCACGTCCACTCCGAGCTCAAGAGCCGCATCACCGATGGGCGGTATCCCGTGGGCAAGCGCCTGCCGAGCCCGGCTGAGCTGTGCGAGGAGTTCTCGGTCAGCACGATCACGCTCAAGCGGGCGCTCGACATGCTCGCCGAGGACGGGTACGTGGTGCGGCGGCCCCGGCACGGGACCGTGGTGGTGAGCGCCGAACCGGAGGCGGGCGCGGCGGCGGCCGGCGGTGCCGGTGCCGCGGGCGGCGGCCTGCCGCTTTTCGGCGCCGTGCTGACCAGCTTCGACGACACCTTCGGCAGCGGGATCCTGACCTCGATGATCGGCCAGACCGCGGGGCGCGCGAACCTGGCCGTCAAGATGTCCTTCGGCGACGCCGACGCCGAGGAGGCGCTGATCGGCGAACTGCTCGCGGCCGGGGTGTCCGGGCTGGCCTTCCAGCCGAGCTCGTCGGAGTCGGTGCCGCCGGCCCTGCTCGGACTGCTGGCGCGGCGGTTCCCGGTGGTGATCATCGACCGCTCGTACGACGGGATCCCGGTGTCGGCGGTCTGCTCCGACAACGTCGCCGGCGGCCGCGCGGCCACCGAGCACCTGCTGGACCTCGGCCACACCCGGATCGGCCTGGTGACCAGCGCCAGCCGGGTCTCGACGGTCCAGGACCGGCGCAACGGCTACGTCCGCGCGCACGCCGCGCGCGGGGTCCCGCACGACGACGCCGACGAGTTCCACGCCGTCGACTCGGTCACCCCCGGCGCCACCACCAGCCCCGAGGAGGACATGGCGCGGCTGACGGAGTTCGTCCGGAGCCGCCCGGGCATCACGGCCTACCTCGCCTCCGAGCACCACATCGCACTGCTGCTGCGCAAGGCCTGCCAGGCGGTCGGCCGCGCGGTCCCGGACGACGTGTCCATCGTCTGCTTCGACCAGGCCGACGCGCTCCTGGACGACTCGATGTTCGTCTTCACGCACATCGCGCAGGCCCAGCACCTGATGGGCACGCGGGTGATCGAGGAGCTGTTCGCGCAGCTGGACGATCCCGGCGCGGTGACCAAGCACGCGCTGCCGACACGGCTGGTGCCCGGGGCCTCGACGGCGGCCCGGCACTGA
- a CDS encoding DNA-binding response regulator: MTTVVLADDEVLLRKALASLLPLEGEITVLAEAQDGESAVRATLEHRPDVLVIDLEMPNVDGLEAVAEIRRALPGQVILMLTRHARPGVLRKALKLGVQGFVSKAAEPAHITSVIKALHEGRRWIDPDVSALAVVDDCPLTDREIDVLRATREGFSVADIAAQLHLAEGTVRNYLSNAMQKTQTRTRHEAARYAREHDWL; encoded by the coding sequence ATGACCACCGTGGTGCTCGCCGACGACGAGGTACTTCTTCGCAAGGCGCTGGCGTCTCTGCTGCCGCTGGAAGGCGAGATCACCGTGCTCGCCGAAGCGCAGGACGGCGAATCGGCTGTGCGGGCCACGTTGGAGCACCGGCCGGACGTGCTCGTCATCGACCTGGAGATGCCCAATGTGGACGGGCTGGAGGCGGTCGCCGAGATCCGACGTGCGCTGCCGGGCCAGGTGATCCTCATGCTGACGCGCCATGCGCGGCCCGGGGTGCTCCGCAAGGCTCTGAAGCTCGGCGTCCAGGGCTTCGTCAGCAAGGCGGCGGAACCGGCGCACATCACGTCGGTCATCAAGGCGCTGCACGAAGGCCGGCGCTGGATCGACCCGGACGTCTCGGCGCTGGCCGTCGTCGACGACTGCCCGCTCACCGATCGCGAGATCGACGTCCTGCGGGCGACACGCGAAGGCTTCTCGGTCGCCGACATCGCCGCACAGCTGCATCTGGCCGAGGGGACGGTGCGGAACTACCTGTCCAACGCCATGCAGAAGACCCAGACGCGGACGCGGCATGAGGCGGCGCGGTATGCCCGCGAGCACGACTGGCTGTAG
- a CDS encoding TetR/AcrR family transcriptional regulator, with protein MPTDQRDQRDQRDRRALLADAAIDLLAEEGMRALTHRAVDARAGVPLGSTSAYFRTRQALLTAIVKRLSDLDREDLRRRGLDLPSAGAKPRQPITDDLDAVAAATAAFIDLSLSHTRNRALARYHCRLESITQPDLRALLTPHEEAAFRQTRELLARHGAPDLDARARAFVAAVDGLIFERLVSGSPSAAGTTENRAELTATVRALLAGATAH; from the coding sequence ATGCCGACGGACCAGCGGGACCAGCGCGACCAGCGCGATCGCCGCGCGCTCCTCGCCGACGCGGCCATCGACCTGCTCGCCGAGGAGGGCATGCGGGCGCTGACGCACCGGGCCGTGGACGCCCGCGCCGGGGTGCCGCTGGGCAGCACGTCGGCGTACTTCCGGACGCGGCAGGCGCTGCTGACGGCGATCGTGAAGCGGCTCAGCGACCTGGACCGGGAGGATCTGCGACGGCGCGGGCTGGACCTGCCCTCGGCGGGGGCGAAGCCGCGGCAGCCGATCACGGACGACCTCGACGCGGTGGCCGCGGCGACGGCGGCCTTCATCGACCTGTCGCTCTCGCACACCCGCAACCGCGCCCTGGCCCGCTACCACTGCCGTCTGGAGTCGATCACGCAGCCGGACCTGCGGGCCCTGCTCACGCCGCACGAAGAGGCCGCGTTCCGGCAGACCCGCGAGCTGCTGGCCCGGCACGGGGCGCCCGATCTCGACGCGCGGGCCCGGGCGTTCGTCGCGGCGGTCGACGGGCTGATCTTCGAACGGCTGGTCAGCGGCTCCCCCAGCGCGGCCGGCACGACTGAGAACCGGGCCGAGCTCACGGCGACGGTAAGGGCCCTGCTGGCCGGAGCCACGGCACACTGA
- a CDS encoding zinc-binding alcohol dehydrogenase family protein, protein MKAVVIPEFGAAEVLREARIAVPEPGAGQVSIDVAYAGANFAEVLYRQGVVDVPLPFVPGIEVAGRIRALGGGVSGLTVGQPVAALTIVDSGGYAEVAVTAADLVAPLAEDADPNSPPAVDLATAAALPSNSTTAFLVLDQVARLAPGESVLVHAAAGGVGSQLGQVARLLGAGRVVGTVGSAAKVEVARGFGYHEVILRDDVAGAGQFDVVVDMVGGPARRASLDRLAPLGRLVVMGNASGAEDVGISANELWFSNKTVSGFNLAAYSAVHPDRAGQALRRAVRAANEGTLRVQVETVPLDQVVETHRRIETGSTTGKLVLQVVGS, encoded by the coding sequence ATGAAGGCAGTGGTCATCCCCGAGTTCGGCGCGGCGGAGGTGTTGCGCGAGGCACGGATCGCGGTACCCGAGCCCGGCGCCGGGCAGGTGTCGATCGACGTGGCGTACGCGGGTGCGAACTTCGCCGAGGTGCTGTACCGGCAGGGCGTGGTGGACGTGCCGCTGCCCTTCGTGCCCGGGATCGAGGTGGCGGGCCGGATCCGGGCGCTCGGCGGCGGCGTCAGCGGCCTGACGGTCGGCCAGCCGGTGGCCGCGCTGACGATCGTCGACAGCGGCGGGTACGCGGAGGTGGCCGTCACGGCCGCCGATCTCGTGGCCCCGCTGGCCGAGGACGCCGACCCGAACTCACCCCCGGCCGTGGACCTGGCGACGGCCGCGGCGCTCCCGTCCAACAGCACCACGGCGTTCCTGGTCCTGGACCAGGTGGCGCGGCTCGCCCCGGGCGAGAGCGTGCTCGTGCACGCCGCCGCCGGCGGGGTCGGCAGCCAGCTCGGCCAGGTCGCCCGGCTGCTCGGCGCGGGCCGCGTGGTCGGCACGGTCGGCAGCGCGGCCAAGGTGGAGGTGGCCCGCGGCTTCGGCTACCACGAGGTGATCCTGCGCGACGACGTCGCCGGGGCCGGGCAGTTCGACGTCGTGGTGGACATGGTCGGCGGCCCCGCGCGCCGGGCCAGCCTGGACCGGCTCGCGCCGCTGGGCCGGCTGGTGGTCATGGGCAACGCCTCGGGCGCCGAGGATGTCGGGATCTCCGCGAACGAGCTGTGGTTCAGCAACAAGACCGTCTCCGGCTTCAACCTCGCCGCGTACTCGGCGGTCCACCCGGACCGGGCCGGGCAGGCGCTGCGGCGCGCGGTGCGTGCGGCGAACGAGGGCACGCTGCGGGTGCAGGTGGAGACGGTGCCGCTGGACCAGGTCGTCGAGACGCACCGGCGGATCGAGACGGGGTCGACGACCGGGAAGCTGGTGCTTCAGGTGGTCGGTTCCTGA
- a CDS encoding thioesterase family protein, with protein MNIGSYYEPAGEHCYKPTSHAGGAWDPAEQHFSPLGGLIVHAIDEYAAGRPGEKLVLSRISFDILGRLALDECEIRVETLRPGRTIELVEAVMVIGGRAVVRARAWLLSSGDTTAVAGGGGGGVLTPPEKLASWLMTDVWPGGYIASLDVRPVTPPRPGRTTAWIGTGLDLVAGREVSPLAAFVALVDTANGIAVWRKPTEWMFPNVDLTIHLHRQPEGRWTGLDTTVTFGPTGQGVTSTVLHDVSGPVGHAEQILTVRPLG; from the coding sequence ATGAACATCGGCAGCTACTACGAACCGGCCGGCGAGCACTGCTACAAGCCGACGTCGCACGCGGGCGGCGCCTGGGATCCCGCGGAGCAGCACTTCAGCCCGCTCGGCGGGCTCATCGTCCACGCCATCGACGAGTACGCGGCCGGGCGGCCGGGCGAGAAGCTGGTGCTGTCCCGGATCAGCTTCGACATCCTCGGGCGGCTCGCCCTGGACGAGTGCGAGATCCGGGTGGAGACGCTGCGGCCGGGGCGCACGATCGAGCTGGTCGAGGCCGTCATGGTGATCGGCGGTCGGGCGGTGGTGCGGGCGCGGGCTTGGCTGCTGAGTTCCGGTGACACCACGGCGGTGGCCGGGGGCGGTGGCGGCGGTGTCCTCACCCCGCCGGAGAAGCTGGCCTCCTGGCTGATGACGGATGTGTGGCCCGGCGGCTACATCGCTTCTCTGGACGTCCGTCCGGTGACGCCGCCTCGTCCGGGGCGCACGACCGCGTGGATCGGCACCGGTCTCGACCTCGTCGCGGGGCGGGAGGTCAGCCCGCTCGCGGCGTTCGTCGCGCTGGTCGACACGGCCAACGGCATCGCGGTGTGGCGGAAGCCGACGGAGTGGATGTTCCCCAACGTCGATCTGACGATCCACCTGCACCGGCAGCCCGAGGGGCGGTGGACCGGGCTGGACACCACGGTGACGTTCGGGCCGACCGGTCAGGGCGTCACGTCGACCGTGCTGCACGACGTCTCGGGGCCGGTCGGGCACGCCGAACAGATCCTCACTGTTCGGCCTCTGGGCTAG
- a CDS encoding ABC transporter substrate-binding protein, whose protein sequence is MNQNHPALPSASSVSRRGLLRGGVAGALGLAAAPLLAACGSSKSGSGSGGGGVKNITMWGSFNGDQVKQINTQLAAFNSSQTSVHVTYQAQDIVETKLLTAIASGTNIPDVVLWDRYQTSLYAPKGALSAIDDLIARDKVDTSDFFPAPYGEMTVGGKQYGLPMLVDNRSLVYNKTMLDKAGIKPPTTWEELATAAQVLTQRDSGGKLKVAGFALDDPGLFNVWILQAGGQMLSADKKTTAFDGPAGQAVLAFWDDLLHNKKVYELGFAQGVDGFGTGQIAMKYDGPWNMPQYDAISGFEYGVVPPPTGPGGKGAITGGFGLVIPAQAKHRDAAWEFVKWWTTVPANGVAFAKIGSWLPGSVKASQDPYFGSGHWPAFVQTESFAVVRPNVPGYSDVEGKALEPQLQNWMSGKTDAASALKNAASQGDQILAKGV, encoded by the coding sequence ATGAACCAGAACCATCCAGCCCTGCCTTCAGCCAGCTCAGTCTCCCGCCGCGGCCTGCTGCGCGGCGGCGTCGCCGGCGCGCTCGGCCTGGCCGCCGCGCCGCTGCTCGCCGCGTGCGGCTCGTCCAAGTCCGGCTCCGGATCCGGCGGGGGCGGCGTCAAGAACATCACCATGTGGGGGTCGTTCAACGGCGACCAGGTCAAGCAGATCAACACCCAGCTGGCCGCGTTCAACAGCAGCCAGACCTCGGTGCACGTGACCTACCAGGCGCAGGACATCGTCGAGACCAAGCTGCTGACGGCGATCGCCTCGGGGACCAACATCCCGGACGTGGTGCTCTGGGACCGCTACCAGACCTCGCTGTACGCGCCGAAGGGCGCGCTGTCCGCGATCGACGACCTGATCGCCCGGGACAAGGTCGACACGAGCGACTTCTTCCCGGCGCCCTACGGCGAGATGACCGTCGGCGGCAAGCAGTACGGCCTGCCGATGCTCGTCGACAACCGCTCCCTGGTCTACAACAAGACGATGCTCGACAAGGCCGGCATCAAGCCGCCGACCACGTGGGAGGAACTGGCCACCGCGGCCCAGGTGCTGACCCAGCGGGACAGCGGCGGCAAGCTCAAGGTGGCCGGCTTCGCGCTGGACGACCCGGGCCTGTTCAACGTCTGGATCCTGCAGGCCGGCGGCCAGATGTTGTCCGCGGACAAGAAGACCACGGCCTTCGACGGCCCGGCGGGCCAGGCCGTGCTGGCGTTCTGGGACGACCTGCTCCACAACAAGAAGGTGTACGAACTCGGATTCGCCCAGGGCGTCGACGGCTTCGGCACCGGCCAGATCGCCATGAAGTACGACGGCCCCTGGAACATGCCGCAGTACGACGCGATCAGCGGCTTCGAGTACGGCGTGGTCCCGCCGCCGACCGGGCCCGGCGGCAAGGGCGCCATCACCGGCGGCTTCGGCCTGGTGATCCCGGCGCAGGCCAAGCACCGGGACGCGGCGTGGGAGTTCGTGAAGTGGTGGACCACGGTCCCGGCCAACGGCGTGGCGTTCGCCAAGATCGGCAGCTGGCTGCCGGGGTCGGTGAAGGCGAGTCAGGACCCGTACTTCGGCAGCGGGCACTGGCCGGCGTTCGTGCAGACCGAGAGCTTCGCCGTGGTGCGGCCGAACGTGCCCGGCTACAGCGACGTCGAGGGCAAGGCTCTGGAACCGCAGCTGCAGAACTGGATGTCGGGGAAGACGGACGCCGCTTCCGCGTTGAAGAACGCGGCGAGCCAGGGCGACCAGATCCTCGCCAAGGGCGTGTGA
- a CDS encoding trans-aconitate 2-methyltransferase — translation MFFNADAAAYQRGRPPYPAAVFDLLAERCGLRPGSRVLEIGAGSGLATGALLAAGARVVAVEPGENLAALLVADHACDRLDVRVSDFETADLSGEFDLAVAATALHWVDPVTSTERIAGLVRPGGWLAAWWNEFGDARRPTLFRDRLDAVYHDLLPAETGYRESRPQALDTDRWRAQLTAGGFFDDLSVEIIEWQQTLTPQTARDQWSTFPNIGELTPPDRARFLDRLGAIIDELGGHVDDPRLTVVYTARRTG, via the coding sequence ATGTTCTTCAACGCCGACGCCGCCGCCTACCAGCGCGGCCGGCCGCCGTACCCCGCCGCGGTCTTTGACCTGCTCGCCGAGCGCTGCGGGCTGCGGCCGGGCTCCCGGGTCCTGGAGATCGGCGCCGGCTCGGGCCTGGCGACCGGGGCCCTGTTGGCGGCCGGCGCGCGGGTGGTCGCGGTCGAGCCGGGCGAAAACCTCGCGGCGCTTCTGGTCGCCGACCATGCCTGCGATCGGCTGGACGTCCGCGTCTCCGATTTCGAGACCGCGGACCTGTCCGGCGAGTTCGACCTGGCCGTCGCCGCGACCGCGCTGCACTGGGTCGACCCGGTCACCTCGACCGAGCGGATCGCCGGGCTCGTGCGGCCCGGTGGTTGGCTGGCGGCGTGGTGGAACGAGTTCGGCGACGCCCGCCGCCCGACGCTCTTCCGCGACCGGCTCGACGCGGTCTACCACGACCTGCTGCCCGCCGAAACGGGCTATCGCGAAAGCCGCCCGCAGGCGCTGGACACCGACCGGTGGCGTGCGCAGCTGACGGCGGGCGGGTTCTTCGACGACCTGTCCGTCGAGATCATCGAATGGCAGCAGACGCTGACCCCGCAGACCGCACGCGACCAGTGGTCGACGTTCCCGAACATCGGCGAACTCACGCCGCCGGACCGGGCGCGGTTCCTGGACCGCCTCGGCGCGATCATCGACGAACTCGGCGGCCACGTCGACGATCCCCGCCTGACCGTCGTCTACACCGCCCGCCGCACCGGATGA
- a CDS encoding glycoside hydrolase family 76 protein — protein MSETTVSAALWGQRADRIQASLDTYFGADGEQLLHNWHPLRPGDDDTFNYWWLAHALEARLDAFERTGDPRWRDAAVAVRDNILARNQGSLFNDYFDDMLWFGIALLRLHEATSERRYLDEAVKIWHHVRDAGWNDECGGGIAWRKQQLGYKNTPSNGTFVILGARLHRATWDTEYQDWARKTLEWLDLTLRGADGFIEDGVNRENDGRVDTQWRFTYNQGLYIGACVELAAVSGDASLLDRARVTARTAFRVLSADGVLLDDGTGGDEGLFKGIMYRYAGLLVQADPSATDIRELILGAGQALWTHALAGDALLAGMDWRTPLPADAHVPYSAQLSAIIGTEVCRRVAG, from the coding sequence ATGAGCGAAACCACCGTGTCCGCCGCGCTGTGGGGGCAGCGCGCGGACCGCATCCAAGCAAGCCTGGACACCTACTTCGGCGCCGACGGCGAGCAGCTGCTCCACAACTGGCACCCGCTGCGGCCCGGAGACGACGACACCTTCAACTACTGGTGGCTCGCACACGCCCTGGAGGCGCGCCTCGACGCCTTCGAGCGGACCGGCGACCCGCGCTGGCGCGACGCCGCGGTCGCCGTGCGCGACAACATCCTGGCCCGCAACCAGGGCTCGCTGTTCAACGACTACTTCGACGACATGCTCTGGTTCGGCATCGCGCTGCTGCGCCTGCACGAGGCCACCTCCGAGCGCCGGTACCTCGACGAGGCGGTCAAGATCTGGCACCACGTGCGCGACGCGGGCTGGAACGACGAGTGCGGCGGCGGGATCGCCTGGCGCAAACAGCAGCTCGGGTACAAGAACACGCCGTCCAACGGGACGTTCGTGATCCTCGGCGCCCGCCTGCACCGGGCCACCTGGGACACCGAGTACCAGGACTGGGCCCGCAAAACGCTCGAGTGGCTGGACCTGACCCTCCGCGGCGCCGACGGTTTCATCGAGGACGGCGTCAACCGGGAGAACGACGGCCGGGTCGACACGCAGTGGCGCTTCACCTACAACCAGGGCCTGTACATCGGGGCCTGCGTGGAGCTGGCGGCGGTCTCCGGCGACGCGTCGCTGCTGGATCGCGCGCGGGTCACGGCCAGGACGGCGTTCCGCGTACTGAGCGCGGACGGAGTCCTGCTCGACGACGGGACCGGCGGCGACGAGGGACTGTTCAAGGGGATCATGTACCGCTACGCCGGGCTGCTGGTCCAGGCCGATCCGTCGGCGACCGACATCCGGGAGCTGATTCTCGGCGCCGGGCAGGCGTTGTGGACGCACGCGCTCGCCGGCGACGCGCTGCTGGCCGGAATGGACTGGCGGACGCCGCTCCCGGCCGACGCGCATGTGCCGTACTCGGCGCAGCTCAGCGCGATCATCGGGACCGAGGTCTGCCGCCGGGTGGCCGGCTGA